The following proteins are encoded in a genomic region of Bernardetia sp. MNP-M8:
- a CDS encoding SPFH domain-containing protein, with translation MGLWDKISGQFIDVIEWIDNSRDTIVYRFNRDGNEIKYGAQLTVREGQQAVFINEGQLADVFPPGRYELSTQNMPVLTTLKSWKYGFNSPFKAEVYFVNMRPFVDNKWGTRNPIRVRDAELGSMGIEIRAFGSFDFKVIEPSRFLIDIVGTDGHFTTEEITTKLKSLVVKQFTDGLGESKIPFLDLAANYDELGAMIKKKLVLDFDRYGVDITDFLVENMSLPDHVQKVLDQRNEMEIMGRSMQGNLNNYTQFKMGQAMEDSANNPNGGNEGLSMGMGMAMANQMSNQMQNQQQNQNQGQQHNSTPPPMVSFHVHLDGQQAGPFPLAELQKMIQSGQITRTSYVWKAGMAEWAAAEKVAELQGFFGSVPPPLPPPPM, from the coding sequence ATGGGACTTTGGGATAAAATTAGTGGACAATTTATCGATGTCATTGAATGGATAGACAATAGCAGAGATACAATTGTTTACAGATTCAATAGAGATGGAAACGAAATCAAATATGGAGCGCAACTTACTGTTAGAGAAGGTCAGCAAGCTGTTTTTATTAATGAAGGACAATTAGCAGATGTTTTTCCTCCTGGGAGGTATGAGCTTTCAACACAAAACATGCCTGTTTTGACAACCCTAAAAAGTTGGAAATATGGATTCAATAGTCCTTTTAAAGCAGAAGTTTATTTTGTCAATATGCGCCCTTTTGTGGATAATAAATGGGGAACTCGCAATCCAATTCGTGTTAGAGATGCAGAATTAGGCTCTATGGGAATCGAAATTCGTGCTTTTGGTAGTTTTGATTTTAAAGTTATTGAACCAAGTCGTTTTCTTATTGATATAGTAGGAACTGATGGGCATTTTACGACAGAAGAAATTACTACTAAACTAAAAAGTTTGGTTGTCAAGCAATTTACAGATGGGTTAGGAGAGAGCAAAATTCCATTTTTAGACTTAGCTGCTAATTATGATGAATTGGGAGCAATGATTAAGAAAAAATTAGTATTAGACTTTGACCGTTATGGTGTAGATATTACTGATTTTCTAGTAGAGAATATGTCTTTGCCAGACCATGTACAGAAAGTTCTTGACCAAAGAAATGAAATGGAAATTATGGGACGTTCTATGCAAGGAAATCTTAATAATTATACGCAGTTCAAAATGGGACAAGCTATGGAAGATTCTGCCAATAATCCGAATGGAGGAAATGAGGGTCTGAGTATGGGAATGGGGATGGCAATGGCAAACCAAATGTCTAACCAAATGCAAAATCAACAACAGAACCAAAATCAAGGTCAGCAGCACAACAGCACTCCACCTCCCATGGTGTCCTTTCATGTACATCTAGATGGACAACAAGCAGGTCCTTTTCCATTAGCAGAATTACAAAAGATGATACAAAGTGGACAAATTACTCGTACTTCTTATGTATGGAAAGCAGGAATGGCAGAATGGGCAGCAGCCGAAAAAGTAGCAGAACTACAAGGCTTTTTTGGAAGTGTGCCACCACCATTGCCACCACCACCTATGTAA
- a CDS encoding PadR family transcriptional regulator, which produces MKTNPTTELLKGTLTTIILRLLSEKGKMYGYELAQCVKETTDSKVLIKEGSLYPALHKLEADGLIECEKMMIGKRVRKYYHLTPAGETATAKAINELLEFLSTIHHLITTEPIYGNT; this is translated from the coding sequence ATGAAGACAAATCCAACCACCGAATTACTCAAAGGAACACTAACCACAATCATTCTTCGTTTGCTTTCCGAAAAAGGCAAAATGTATGGTTATGAGTTAGCACAATGTGTCAAAGAAACTACTGATAGCAAAGTATTGATAAAAGAAGGTTCTCTTTATCCTGCTCTTCACAAACTAGAAGCTGATGGCTTAATTGAATGTGAAAAAATGATGATAGGAAAGCGAGTGCGAAAATATTATCATCTTACACCAGCAGGAGAAACAGCAACTGCCAAGGCAATCAACGAACTTTTAGAGTTTTTGAGTACAATCCATCATCTAATTACTACTGAACCAATTTATGGTAACACTTAA
- the queA gene encoding tRNA preQ1(34) S-adenosylmethionine ribosyltransferase-isomerase QueA, whose amino-acid sequence MTAKYPTDNRDDSRLMVVHRDTGVIEHKMFKDVLDYFGEGDKMIMNDTMVFPARLYGYKEKTNAKIEVFLLRELNSTSHLWDVLVDPARKIRVGNKLFFGDGELVAEVIDNTTSRGRTIRFLYDGEPEEFYKTLEELGETPLPREIGREAEESDKERYQTIFANKKGAVAAPTAGLHFTPQLQKRLQLQGTSFHPITLHLGLGMFRQVEVEDLTKHKMDSENFEVGEETVKAVNEAIDAKKKICAVGTTSLRALESSVSANDHLKPNGGWTDKFIFPPYEFKICNALISNFHYPQSTLLMMNCAFGGYELVMEAYELAIKEKYRFFSYGDAMLII is encoded by the coding sequence TTGACAGCGAAATACCCTACTGATAATCGTGATGACTCTCGCCTTATGGTTGTCCATAGGGATACAGGCGTTATCGAACACAAAATGTTCAAAGATGTATTAGATTATTTTGGGGAAGGCGACAAAATGATTATGAACGACACAATGGTTTTTCCTGCTCGTTTGTATGGCTACAAAGAAAAAACAAATGCCAAAATTGAAGTTTTCTTATTGAGAGAATTAAATTCGACATCACACCTTTGGGATGTGCTTGTTGATCCAGCTCGTAAAATTAGAGTGGGTAACAAACTATTTTTTGGAGACGGAGAACTAGTAGCAGAAGTTATCGATAATACTACTTCAAGAGGTCGTACTATTCGTTTTTTATACGATGGCGAGCCTGAAGAGTTTTATAAAACATTAGAAGAGCTAGGAGAAACTCCTCTTCCTCGTGAAATTGGTAGAGAAGCCGAAGAATCAGACAAAGAACGTTACCAAACTATATTTGCAAACAAAAAGGGTGCAGTTGCAGCTCCTACGGCTGGTCTTCACTTTACACCTCAACTTCAAAAAAGATTACAATTACAAGGAACAAGTTTTCATCCAATTACTCTTCATTTGGGTTTGGGAATGTTTCGTCAAGTAGAAGTAGAAGATTTGACAAAACATAAAATGGATTCTGAAAACTTTGAAGTAGGAGAAGAAACTGTAAAGGCTGTAAATGAAGCAATTGATGCCAAGAAGAAAATTTGTGCCGTGGGTACTACTTCTTTACGTGCTTTAGAGTCATCTGTTTCTGCAAATGACCATTTGAAACCAAATGGAGGCTGGACAGACAAGTTTATTTTTCCTCCTTACGAATTCAAAATTTGTAATGCTCTCATCTCTAACTTTCACTATCCACAATCTACTCTACTAATGATGAATTGTGCCTTTGGTGGTTACGAATTAGTCATGGAAGCATACGAATTAGCTATTAAAGAAAAATATCGTTTCTTTAGTTATGGTGATGCAATGCTTATTATATAA
- a CDS encoding Ldh family oxidoreductase: protein MFIIKDTTLKEFVIDVFIQMGCPKDDALLAADVLLAADLRGIDSHGVARLTGYVRLWEAGRINPTPNWKVTYQTPSTATIDADAGLGLVVAPKAMQVAIEKAENVGSGWISVKNSNHFGIAGYHSMLAAEKDMIGWAMTNASPLVAPTHSKERMLGTNPIAIAVPAGEENDFVADFATTTVANGKLEILQRKNEDAPNGWVQDKDGNTTNNAAALKEGGALLPLGSDPMRSNHKGYCLGSAVDILSAVLSGAGYGPWAPPFVSFLPLPSDPVGQGLGHFLGAMRVDGFRPKEEFKSHMDNWIRRFKNATPIDESQRVIIPGEPELENKAYRLKNGIPILEPVVKDLEEVAKKLKLEKLKF, encoded by the coding sequence ATGTTCATTATAAAAGATACTACTCTCAAAGAATTTGTAATTGATGTTTTTATTCAAATGGGTTGTCCAAAAGATGATGCTCTTTTGGCTGCTGACGTTTTGTTAGCTGCTGATTTGCGTGGGATAGATTCTCATGGGGTTGCTCGTCTGACTGGTTATGTGCGTTTGTGGGAAGCAGGACGCATAAATCCTACTCCAAATTGGAAAGTTACTTATCAAACTCCAAGTACGGCAACCATTGATGCAGATGCAGGTTTGGGATTGGTTGTTGCGCCAAAAGCAATGCAAGTAGCTATTGAAAAGGCTGAAAATGTAGGCTCTGGATGGATTTCTGTCAAAAATTCAAATCATTTCGGAATTGCAGGCTATCATTCCATGCTTGCAGCAGAAAAAGATATGATAGGTTGGGCAATGACAAATGCAAGTCCATTGGTTGCTCCTACACATTCAAAAGAGCGCATGTTAGGAACAAATCCGATTGCAATAGCTGTTCCAGCAGGAGAAGAAAATGATTTTGTAGCTGATTTTGCCACAACAACAGTAGCAAATGGAAAATTAGAAATTTTACAACGAAAAAATGAAGATGCTCCTAATGGTTGGGTGCAAGACAAAGATGGAAATACTACCAATAATGCTGCTGCTTTAAAAGAAGGTGGCGCACTTTTACCTTTAGGCTCTGATCCAATGCGAAGTAATCATAAAGGATATTGTTTGGGTTCGGCTGTCGATATTCTTTCGGCTGTACTTTCTGGGGCAGGTTATGGTCCTTGGGCACCTCCATTTGTTAGCTTTTTGCCTTTGCCATCTGACCCTGTGGGACAAGGTTTGGGACATTTTTTGGGTGCAATGAGAGTAGATGGTTTCCGTCCAAAAGAAGAATTCAAATCTCACATGGATAATTGGATTCGTCGTTTTAAAAATGCTACTCCTATTGATGAGTCTCAAAGAGTAATTATTCCAGGAGAGCCTGAATTAGAAAATAAAGCCTATCGTCTTAAAAATGGAATTCCTATTTTAGAACCTGTCGTAAAAGATTTGGAAGAAGTAGCTAAAAAGTTGAAGTTAGAAAAGTTGAAATTTTGA
- a CDS encoding DUF1570 domain-containing protein: MLNLFKPPISLKKWIGIAFLLLIFWLILLTFLYAPTLIRSIFLKDLYLDKLKFEQTDIYVNPAMNKEERQNIIILYKKSRIRIDSLFGSSRARPSILVGTTNEVMQRFGNSNAQGQTGMTHLTPFGTYIILSPEGTNIDVLSHELSHAELIERLGWQTRRNKIPIWFDEGLAMLVDKRFEYWTTLQQDWRNLIDIEKNDSNINSNSDFYSTTPLDSDSLSLSSFELQNLQTTEQFFTENAQIHYFLSQEEVARWYTEKGQKGLLQLIENLKENSFEDSYNVEKSTQ, encoded by the coding sequence ATGCTAAATTTATTCAAACCTCCTATCTCTCTAAAAAAATGGATAGGCATTGCTTTTTTACTACTCATTTTTTGGCTAATTCTACTCACTTTTCTTTATGCCCCAACACTAATTCGAAGTATCTTTTTGAAAGATTTGTATTTAGATAAATTAAAATTCGAACAGACTGATATTTATGTAAATCCTGCAATGAATAAAGAGGAACGACAAAATATCATTATTCTTTATAAAAAATCAAGAATTCGTATTGATTCACTTTTTGGAAGTAGTCGGGCACGACCTTCTATTTTAGTAGGAACTACTAATGAAGTAATGCAACGTTTTGGTAATTCCAATGCTCAAGGACAGACAGGAATGACTCATCTGACTCCTTTTGGAACTTACATTATTCTTTCTCCTGAAGGAACAAATATCGATGTTTTGAGTCACGAACTCTCTCATGCTGAACTTATTGAAAGATTAGGTTGGCAAACAAGAAGAAATAAAATACCTATTTGGTTTGATGAAGGTTTGGCTATGCTTGTAGATAAACGCTTTGAATATTGGACAACTTTACAACAAGATTGGCGAAATCTTATAGATATAGAAAAAAATGATTCTAATATCAATTCAAATTCTGATTTTTATTCTACTACTCCTTTAGACTCAGATTCTTTGTCTCTTTCATCTTTTGAATTACAAAACCTTCAAACAACAGAGCAGTTTTTTACGGAAAATGCTCAAATACATTACTTTTTATCACAAGAAGAAGTTGCTCGTTGGTATACTGAAAAAGGACAAAAAGGACTTTTACAATTGATTGAAAATTTGAAAGAAAATAGTTTTGAAGATAGTTATAATGTAGAAAAATCTACCCAATAA
- a CDS encoding CHASE3 domain-containing protein — protein sequence MPFQKPQQDKKIHKKQIESRRIVRTLSIGLGLILILLVGYFVSQNIENNVQKRLNDILVLENELGDLLSSMQDAETGQRGFVITTDKKYLEPYYESIEKTAKALKEIENYPSQNPNFKNNLDSVKILITKKYDKIKTTIYYIENNQSEKAIEVVKTGTGKRTMDGIRTQIKKLGKETYEDFQESREEIIILNKIILAIQIVASIAMLFIFYNIYSILRPLIDNLVASNTELEQRRETLKEKNEQLERFAYIASHDLNEPLRTITSMITILEEDYGDKFDAEAKQNFNFITSAAERMKNMIDGILNYSRIGKSSEIEKIELNVLLYDLKKDLSLLIEKKQATISYDRLPTIEGFSLEIRQLFQNLITNALKFSKENTPPVIEISVEEQSQRWKFAVKDNGIGIPEEHQKKIFGIFAKLHRNSKYEGQGIGLAFCKKIVSLHKGKIGVRSQIDEGTTFYFTISKNLNHNNYEI from the coding sequence ATGCCCTTTCAAAAGCCTCAACAAGACAAAAAAATTCATAAGAAACAAATAGAAAGCCGTAGGATTGTCCGTACTTTATCTATTGGTTTAGGACTTATACTTATTCTTTTAGTAGGATATTTTGTTTCTCAGAATATTGAAAATAATGTTCAAAAAAGATTAAATGATATTTTAGTTTTAGAAAATGAATTAGGTGATCTCTTGTCTTCTATGCAAGATGCAGAAACAGGACAAAGAGGATTTGTAATTACAACCGATAAAAAATATTTAGAACCTTATTATGAATCTATCGAAAAAACAGCTAAAGCATTAAAAGAAATAGAAAATTATCCCAGTCAAAATCCTAATTTTAAAAATAATTTAGATAGTGTAAAAATACTCATAACTAAAAAATATGATAAAATAAAAACAACTATTTATTATATAGAAAATAATCAATCAGAGAAAGCTATAGAAGTAGTAAAGACGGGAACAGGCAAAAGAACGATGGATGGAATAAGGACTCAAATCAAAAAATTAGGTAAAGAAACGTATGAAGATTTTCAAGAAAGTAGAGAAGAAATTATTATTCTCAATAAAATAATTTTAGCAATACAAATTGTTGCTTCAATTGCTATGTTATTTATCTTTTATAATATTTATTCTATTCTGCGTCCTCTCATTGATAATTTGGTGGCATCAAATACAGAATTAGAGCAAAGAAGAGAGACTTTAAAAGAAAAAAATGAACAGTTAGAGCGTTTTGCTTATATTGCCTCTCACGATTTGAATGAGCCGTTGCGTACTATTACAAGTATGATAACTATACTTGAAGAAGATTATGGAGATAAATTTGACGCAGAAGCAAAGCAAAATTTTAACTTTATTACTTCGGCTGCTGAAAGAATGAAAAATATGATTGATGGAATTCTTAATTATTCAAGAATTGGAAAATCTAGTGAAATTGAAAAAATAGAATTAAATGTTCTTTTATATGATCTTAAAAAAGATTTATCATTATTAATTGAAAAAAAACAGGCTACTATTTCTTATGATAGACTTCCTACTATTGAAGGTTTTAGTTTAGAAATAAGGCAACTTTTTCAAAATCTTATAACTAATGCTCTAAAGTTCAGTAAAGAAAATACACCTCCAGTAATAGAAATTTCAGTAGAAGAACAGTCCCAAAGATGGAAATTTGCTGTTAAAGATAATGGTATTGGTATTCCAGAAGAACATCAGAAAAAAATATTTGGTATTTTTGCTAAATTGCATCGTAATTCAAAATATGAAGGACAAGGAATTGGACTTGCATTTTGTAAAAAAATAGTTTCTTTACACAAGGGTAAAATAGGTGTTAGGTCTCAAATTGATGAAGGGACTACATTTTATTTTACTATTTCTAAAAACCTAAATCACAACAACTATGAAATCTAA
- a CDS encoding ubiquitin-like domain-containing protein: MADVNVNFVHPTDGRMISATLDDTMSVQEIIGELITHDFIKNSQQGYNLAIKGGNRMLNHQTLGQAGITHGTTFRVIPATDAGR, translated from the coding sequence ATGGCAGACGTAAACGTAAACTTTGTACACCCAACTGATGGACGCATGATTAGCGCAACTTTAGATGACACAATGAGTGTACAGGAAATTATAGGCGAACTTATTACACATGATTTTATCAAAAATAGTCAGCAAGGATATAATCTGGCTATAAAAGGAGGAAACCGTATGCTTAACCACCAAACATTAGGACAGGCAGGTATCACTCACGGAACTACTTTTAGAGTAATTCCAGCAACTGATGCAGGAAGATAA
- a CDS encoding TerB family tellurite resistance protein, translated as MNKERLYDAFGELIYALAMADGLIQPEEIHALNTILQGHPWASQIKWSFNYEASKKLDLKEVYKKALDTFTQHGQDEEYVYLIEILQKVAKASDGIDAVEQEIIELFQKDLKENFIIEMEKRQLV; from the coding sequence ATGAACAAAGAACGTTTATATGATGCTTTTGGCGAGCTGATTTATGCACTTGCTATGGCAGATGGACTTATCCAACCAGAAGAAATACACGCCTTAAATACTATTTTACAAGGACATCCTTGGGCTTCTCAAATAAAATGGTCTTTTAATTATGAAGCCAGTAAAAAACTTGACTTGAAAGAGGTTTATAAAAAGGCTTTAGATACATTTACACAACACGGACAAGATGAGGAATATGTTTACTTAATAGAAATTTTGCAAAAAGTAGCTAAAGCAAGTGATGGAATTGATGCCGTAGAACAAGAGATAATTGAGCTTTTTCAAAAAGACTTGAAAGAAAATTTTATTATTGAAATGGAAAAAAGACAGTTAGTTTAA
- a CDS encoding serine hydrolase domain-containing protein → MKKLSLIRLVYLFLMLLFCLVSRTTFSQNYPLDWKSRVDSILQKNTQNQDLGVTIGITQQGKLTYHNYTGLANLEYQVPFNDSTVFGLASVTKQFTAACIAILEKKQLLSVEDDVRKYIPELLFYRDTIRIKHLLNHTSGIRNHNVLLSLQGFDYQHRGYTNKMIQDLMFRQRGVNDIAGKKMLYSNTNYVFLALIIERVSKKTISEFAKEEIFEPLEMKSTFYKNDLENIVPNKACGYYFDGETYKHPKSLTLCVGAGGVGSTISDMAKWSKIFLDDTHEFAYIAKFLTTKDALNDGSFITQARGVFVWQFEGNNLVGHGGRDVGMRSYFVCVPKKEISIMVYTNSEHINAQGIAFDILEKLVTQKENKNKIEKADYQHSKEELNLLLGSYQELNSDLLMNFFIENDTLKVKTNMGNNAISLLTESKNTFHRINAKNVVYNFYNISKENNNKDMDLTVNFGGGVFYFEKIDLFKKEKVNTNDYIGKFYSDELDVTYQIFQKDSKLILSFPNNENIQLSSRRKDEFGTNQRMRLSFQRNKKGKIDAFEVAAEGTVKEILFEKEK, encoded by the coding sequence ATGAAAAAATTATCTTTAATCCGTCTGGTTTACCTTTTTCTAATGCTATTATTTTGTTTAGTTAGTAGAACTACTTTTTCTCAAAATTATCCACTAGATTGGAAATCAAGAGTTGATTCTATCCTCCAAAAAAATACTCAAAATCAAGATTTAGGTGTTACTATTGGGATTACTCAACAAGGAAAACTCACTTATCACAATTATACAGGTTTAGCAAATTTAGAATATCAAGTTCCTTTTAATGACAGTACCGTTTTTGGTTTGGCTTCAGTTACTAAGCAATTTACGGCTGCTTGTATTGCAATTTTAGAAAAAAAACAACTTTTGAGTGTAGAAGATGATGTTAGAAAATATATTCCAGAACTCCTTTTTTATAGAGATACTATTCGTATAAAGCACCTTCTGAATCACACAAGTGGAATCCGTAATCACAATGTACTTCTGAGCTTACAAGGATTTGATTATCAACATAGAGGTTATACTAACAAAATGATTCAAGATTTGATGTTTCGCCAACGTGGAGTGAATGATATTGCAGGAAAAAAAATGTTGTACTCAAATACAAATTATGTCTTTTTGGCTCTCATTATAGAGCGAGTTTCTAAAAAAACAATTTCAGAGTTTGCAAAAGAAGAAATTTTTGAGCCTTTAGAAATGAAATCTACATTTTATAAAAATGATTTGGAAAATATTGTTCCTAACAAAGCCTGTGGATATTATTTTGATGGAGAAACGTATAAACACCCAAAATCTCTAACATTATGTGTAGGAGCTGGAGGTGTAGGGAGTACCATTTCAGATATGGCAAAATGGTCAAAAATATTTTTAGATGATACTCATGAGTTTGCTTATATTGCCAAATTTTTAACCACAAAAGATGCTCTTAATGATGGTTCTTTCATAACACAGGCTCGTGGTGTTTTTGTGTGGCAGTTTGAAGGAAATAATTTGGTAGGACACGGAGGAAGAGATGTAGGAATGCGTTCTTATTTTGTTTGTGTTCCCAAAAAAGAAATATCTATTATGGTTTATACCAACTCTGAACATATTAATGCTCAAGGAATTGCATTTGATATTTTGGAAAAATTAGTTACTCAAAAAGAAAACAAGAATAAAATAGAAAAAGCTGATTATCAACATTCTAAAGAAGAATTAAATCTGCTTTTAGGTTCATATCAAGAACTAAATAGTGATTTATTGATGAATTTTTTTATAGAAAATGACACTTTAAAAGTAAAAACCAATATGGGAAATAATGCAATTTCATTACTGACAGAATCAAAAAATACTTTTCATCGTATCAATGCTAAAAATGTAGTCTATAATTTTTATAATATTTCAAAAGAAAATAATAATAAAGACATGGATTTGACTGTGAATTTTGGAGGAGGAGTATTTTATTTTGAAAAAATAGATTTATTTAAAAAAGAGAAAGTCAATACAAACGACTATATAGGAAAATTTTATTCTGATGAGCTAGATGTTACTTATCAAATTTTTCAAAAAGACAGTAAATTAATTCTTTCTTTTCCAAATAATGAAAACATACAATTATCTTCAAGAAGAAAAGATGAGTTTGGAACAAATCAAAGAATGAGACTTTCTTTTCAAAGAAATAAAAAAGGAAAAATAGATGCTTTTGAGGTAGCAGCAGAAGGAACAGTAAAAGAAATTTTATTCGAAAAGGAAAAATAA
- a CDS encoding response regulator, whose amino-acid sequence MKSKLNKILLIDDSEADNYIHSRVIKKADVTNEIVVKLGAQEALDYLQTKENGEYPNPDLIFLDINMPGLNGWDFLEEYKKLDKEQKKGVVVCMLSTSAPDIERQNITKYEEIKSYSQKPLTNEALKHIIREVYPEKVK is encoded by the coding sequence ATGAAATCTAAATTAAATAAAATCTTGCTTATTGACGACTCTGAAGCTGATAATTATATTCACAGCAGAGTAATCAAGAAAGCTGACGTAACTAATGAGATTGTAGTAAAATTGGGAGCGCAAGAAGCTCTTGATTATTTGCAAACGAAGGAAAATGGAGAATATCCTAATCCAGACCTTATCTTTTTAGACATAAACATGCCAGGTTTGAATGGTTGGGACTTTTTGGAAGAATACAAAAAATTAGATAAAGAACAGAAAAAAGGAGTTGTAGTTTGTATGCTTTCTACTTCTGCGCCTGACATTGAACGTCAAAATATAACAAAATATGAGGAAATAAAATCATATTCTCAAAAACCTCTTACCAATGAAGCTTTGAAACATATTATAAGAGAAGTATATCCTGAGAAGGTAAAATAA
- the pyrE gene encoding orotate phosphoribosyltransferase, protein MKETNPQSELQTENFSSVAHQIASMLLEIEAVKLRPHEPFQWASGWNSPIYCDNRLTLSYPKVRTFITKALVEMIKTSFPNVTAIAGVATAGIPQAALVAQEMDLPMLYVRAKPKEHGTQSQIEGKLNADDKIVLIEDLISTGQSSLAAVHVLQSTRAKVIGMAAIFTYGFDRATRNFSQAAIDLKVLCDYSTLVEQAISLNYLQEEDHAILTKWRDKPENWMPKKK, encoded by the coding sequence ATGAAAGAAACCAATCCACAATCAGAATTACAAACAGAAAACTTTTCTTCTGTTGCTCATCAAATTGCTTCAATGCTTTTAGAAATTGAAGCAGTAAAATTACGTCCTCATGAACCCTTTCAATGGGCTTCAGGCTGGAACTCTCCTATTTATTGCGATAATCGTCTGACACTTTCTTATCCGAAAGTAAGAACTTTTATTACTAAAGCATTAGTAGAGATGATAAAAACGTCATTTCCAAATGTTACTGCAATTGCAGGAGTAGCGACAGCAGGAATCCCACAAGCTGCTCTTGTGGCTCAAGAAATGGATTTGCCAATGCTGTATGTACGTGCAAAACCAAAAGAACATGGAACACAAAGTCAGATTGAAGGAAAACTCAATGCTGATGATAAAATTGTTCTGATTGAAGATTTGATTTCAACAGGACAAAGTTCTCTTGCAGCTGTTCATGTATTGCAATCTACACGAGCAAAAGTAATCGGAATGGCAGCCATTTTTACATATGGTTTTGACCGTGCAACACGTAATTTTTCACAAGCAGCTATTGATTTAAAGGTGCTTTGTGATTATTCTACGCTAGTTGAACAAGCTATTTCTCTAAATTATTTGCAAGAAGAAGACCATGCAATTCTTACAAAATGGAGAGATAAACCTGAAAACTGGATGCCGAAAAAGAAATAA